A portion of the Paenibacillus sp. PvR098 genome contains these proteins:
- a CDS encoding tripartite tricarboxylate transporter substrate binding protein, giving the protein MKRIVMLTLLIISIIISGCSQNSPAGQSAEANANSESKSNFPQKPIEMIIPYNAGSSTDLIARILANGVSKHLPNGQSVVVVNKAGGSGTIAVTDIFRAKPDGYKIGLISVTHLGIQPHLEQSIYSHDSFQTLVRTNVIPSFLIVKSDSPWNTFEEWLDYAKKNPGKFTYATVGPGSSVHISMEALSTAEGIKTSPVAFEGAGQSLNAVLGGHVLGGNLLPQTSKAPLEAGQVRALVNFGTVKSGVFKDVPTLQEKGIDVALDIYNGLIAPKGLPKDILDIYDAAFKKTLEDPEIIEQLKKLDIEPSYAGPDEFQKDITDSFNQIGDTLKKIGMVK; this is encoded by the coding sequence ATGAAAAGAATAGTTATGTTAACCCTGTTAATTATATCCATTATCATATCAGGTTGTTCTCAAAATAGTCCGGCGGGTCAATCTGCTGAAGCTAACGCCAATAGTGAATCGAAGAGTAACTTTCCCCAAAAACCTATCGAAATGATTATTCCTTATAACGCAGGTAGTTCTACAGATTTGATTGCCCGAATATTGGCTAACGGAGTATCAAAACATCTTCCAAATGGACAATCTGTTGTTGTTGTGAATAAGGCAGGAGGTTCTGGCACCATAGCAGTAACCGATATATTTCGTGCGAAACCGGATGGATATAAAATCGGTTTGATCAGCGTAACACACCTTGGTATTCAACCTCATTTGGAGCAATCGATATATAGTCACGATAGCTTCCAAACTCTAGTCAGAACAAATGTTATACCGTCGTTTTTAATTGTAAAATCGGATTCCCCTTGGAATACGTTTGAGGAATGGCTGGATTATGCCAAGAAAAACCCGGGTAAATTTACTTACGCAACGGTTGGACCCGGGAGTTCAGTTCATATAAGTATGGAGGCATTAAGCACCGCAGAAGGGATTAAAACCTCACCGGTAGCATTTGAAGGTGCTGGACAATCCTTAAATGCGGTATTAGGAGGCCATGTACTAGGAGGAAATCTTCTTCCCCAAACCTCCAAGGCTCCTTTGGAAGCCGGACAGGTTCGCGCTTTGGTGAACTTTGGGACTGTGAAAAGCGGAGTTTTTAAAGATGTTCCTACGTTACAAGAAAAGGGAATTGATGTGGCATTAGATATATACAATGGACTGATAGCTCCAAAAGGGCTGCCCAAAGACATATTGGATATTTACGATGCAGCATTTAAAAAGACATTGGAAGATCCTGAAATCATTGAACAGTTGAAGAAATTAGATATAGAACCTTCTTACGCGGGACCTGATGAATTTCAAAAAGATATCACGGACAGCTTCAACCAAATTGGGGATACATTAAAGAAAATTGGTATGGTGAAGTAA
- a CDS encoding tripartite tricarboxylate transporter permease: protein MDTLSLLLQGFETALTLSNIFYCLIGVTVGMIVGVLPGLGPVSGTALLIPITFGMEPISAIIMLSGIYYGSMYGGTITSVLINTPGEAASVITCIDGYELAKQGRAGTALGVAAIGSFIGGIVAVLSLSFIGPPLAQFALRFGPPEYFTIMLLGLLMLVGLMGKSLVRGLIAALFGLILSLIGMDPSSGAPRFTFGQLELLDGIDFSVLALGLFGISEILLNAEKKMDLQPPVKIQGLLPKGEEWNPTFKSIGRGTFLGLLIGLIPGANAAISSLISYSIEKKWAKDPSRFGKGAIEGVAGPETANNAHSGASLIPLFTLGIPSSPTVAVILGAFIMHGLTPGPALFQNNPDFVWAVISSMFIGNLILLIFNLPLARFWAKITLVPYQLLFPLILMIAIIGAYSINNSLWDVGVMIFFGILGYIMKKKDIPIAATVLTFVLGTQIETSLLQSLAISQSDIMIFFDRPISFFLMMLCFIILLLSIYSEIKKKRSKFVSDIEV, encoded by the coding sequence ATGGATACTCTATCCTTGCTTTTACAAGGTTTTGAAACTGCTCTTACCCTGTCCAATATATTTTACTGTTTGATCGGGGTAACTGTGGGAATGATTGTTGGAGTATTACCGGGGTTAGGTCCTGTGTCGGGTACAGCTCTTCTTATTCCGATCACATTTGGAATGGAACCGATATCCGCCATTATTATGCTTTCCGGAATCTACTATGGTTCCATGTACGGAGGAACAATTACTTCTGTTTTAATTAATACGCCGGGAGAAGCCGCATCGGTAATTACCTGTATTGATGGATATGAGTTAGCGAAGCAAGGACGTGCGGGTACTGCACTGGGAGTAGCGGCCATCGGTTCCTTTATTGGCGGCATCGTGGCGGTTCTCAGTCTATCATTTATTGGTCCTCCTTTAGCTCAATTCGCGTTAAGGTTTGGTCCTCCCGAATACTTTACTATTATGCTGCTCGGGTTGCTCATGTTAGTTGGATTAATGGGTAAATCCTTGGTGAGGGGATTGATTGCCGCCTTATTTGGTTTGATATTATCTTTAATTGGAATGGATCCTTCATCTGGAGCGCCACGATTTACCTTTGGGCAGCTTGAATTATTAGACGGGATAGACTTTTCCGTTCTGGCTTTGGGCCTGTTTGGTATTTCAGAGATTTTGTTGAATGCCGAAAAAAAAATGGACCTGCAGCCCCCCGTCAAAATCCAGGGTCTTTTACCCAAAGGTGAAGAATGGAATCCAACGTTCAAGTCGATTGGAAGAGGGACCTTTTTAGGCTTATTGATCGGTTTGATTCCTGGAGCCAATGCAGCTATTTCCTCTTTGATATCCTATTCGATTGAAAAAAAATGGGCGAAGGATCCATCCCGTTTCGGTAAAGGGGCCATAGAGGGAGTAGCTGGTCCTGAAACAGCGAATAACGCTCACAGCGGAGCTTCTCTTATCCCGCTTTTTACACTCGGAATCCCAAGTTCGCCAACAGTCGCAGTAATTTTAGGGGCGTTTATCATGCATGGTTTAACGCCGGGACCTGCATTGTTTCAGAATAATCCCGATTTTGTATGGGCTGTAATTTCCAGCATGTTTATTGGGAACTTGATACTACTGATTTTTAACTTGCCGCTTGCCAGATTCTGGGCAAAAATAACCTTAGTTCCATATCAATTACTGTTCCCGCTGATTCTAATGATTGCTATCATAGGGGCCTATAGTATTAATAATAGTTTATGGGATGTAGGAGTGATGATTTTCTTTGGTATTCTAGGATACATCATGAAGAAAAAGGACATTCCCATAGCGGCGACCGTGTTGACTTTTGTTTTAGGTACCCAGATCGAAACCTCGCTGTTACAGTCTTTAGCCATTTCTCAATCGGACATTATGATCTTTTTTGATCGACCGATATCTTTCTTTTTGATGATGTTGTGTTTTATCATATTGCTTTTAAGTATCTACAGCGAAATTAAAAAGAAAAGATCTAAATTCGTAAGCGACATTGAAGTATAA
- a CDS encoding (2Fe-2S)-binding protein: protein MTQNNLNNITVTVNGKEHSLSVEPRMLLSDVLRDELGLTGTHVGCEHGICGACTVMMDERPVRSCLVFGVQANQAKILTVEGLSNADGTLHPLQEAFREKHGLQCGFCTPGFLISACHFLEENPHPSREEIREGISGNLCRCTGYQNIVDAVEMAAEMLSKDKISETDQCTVQAEHPAGI, encoded by the coding sequence GTGACGCAGAATAACTTGAACAATATAACAGTTACCGTCAATGGTAAGGAGCATAGCTTATCGGTTGAACCCAGAATGCTATTGTCTGATGTTCTTCGGGATGAGCTTGGCTTAACGGGAACACATGTGGGCTGTGAGCACGGAATTTGCGGGGCGTGTACGGTGATGATGGACGAGAGGCCTGTGCGGTCATGTCTGGTTTTTGGCGTCCAAGCCAATCAAGCCAAAATCCTAACCGTAGAAGGATTGTCGAATGCGGATGGTACCCTTCATCCGCTGCAGGAGGCCTTCAGAGAAAAACACGGTCTGCAGTGTGGATTCTGCACTCCAGGGTTTCTTATATCGGCCTGCCATTTTCTTGAGGAGAACCCTCATCCGAGCCGTGAAGAAATCAGGGAAGGGATTTCAGGGAATCTATGTCGATGTACCGGGTATCAAAATATCGTCGATGCCGTAGAAATGGCAGCAGAGATGCTCAGTAAAGATAAAATAAGTGAGACAGATCAATGTACTGTACAGGCCGAGCACCCGGCAGGAATTTGA
- a CDS encoding amidohydrolase family protein — protein sequence MVTDIHAHYVTPRALKVIREHPAPYGAKLQVNKEGKEFIEFAYGEIIRPFFPSIIDLEDREQRMLRQGVGHEVLSTWPDLFGYELPSEQGAKWSRLLNEALAEDLKEKNGLFSGMATVPLQDGELAARELEYAVSNLGFRSVMIASNIAGKELDDPSFDPFWEEAVRLHVPVLVHPLHVAGEERVRRFYMRAAIGYPYDTTIAGGYLILGGVFDRFPDLKVILLHAGGYLPYQIGRLQHTYEAHEESRSIAKKGPLEYFQLLYFDTITHFSPALSYLAEIAGADHLLLGTDQPFSMGDPDPCGKIRTAGLSEQDIRKIESINAKNLFHM from the coding sequence ATGGTAACTGATATTCATGCACACTATGTGACCCCTAGAGCGCTAAAGGTTATTCGGGAACATCCCGCTCCTTATGGTGCAAAACTGCAAGTGAATAAAGAGGGTAAAGAATTTATTGAGTTTGCTTACGGTGAGATCATTCGTCCGTTCTTTCCATCCATTATAGACTTGGAAGATCGTGAGCAACGAATGCTTCGTCAAGGAGTGGGTCATGAAGTATTATCGACCTGGCCTGATCTATTTGGTTATGAATTGCCTTCGGAGCAGGGAGCGAAATGGAGCCGGCTTCTCAATGAGGCATTGGCTGAGGACTTAAAGGAAAAAAATGGACTATTTTCTGGTATGGCCACGGTTCCTTTGCAAGATGGAGAACTGGCTGCAAGGGAACTTGAATATGCTGTTTCCAATCTTGGATTTCGTTCTGTTATGATAGCCTCAAATATTGCAGGAAAGGAATTAGATGATCCATCATTTGATCCTTTTTGGGAGGAGGCCGTCCGTCTTCATGTTCCCGTGCTTGTTCATCCTTTACACGTAGCCGGCGAGGAGCGTGTCCGTAGATTTTATATGCGTGCCGCGATCGGCTATCCATATGATACTACGATTGCTGGTGGATACTTAATTCTTGGTGGCGTGTTTGACAGGTTTCCGGATCTAAAAGTAATTCTCCTCCATGCGGGTGGATATTTGCCTTATCAAATTGGTCGTCTTCAGCATACTTATGAGGCTCATGAGGAGTCAAGAAGTATAGCTAAGAAAGGACCTTTAGAATATTTTCAGCTTCTTTATTTTGATACCATCACACATTTTTCTCCAGCTTTAAGCTACCTTGCGGAAATTGCAGGGGCGGACCATCTGCTGCTCGGAACGGATCAGCCTTTCAGCATGGGGGACCCCGATCCTTGCGGGAAGATTAGAACAGCGGGTCTTAGTGAACAGGATATTCGGAAAATTGAGTCTATTAACGCGAAAAACTTATTTCATATGTAA
- a CDS encoding tripartite tricarboxylate transporter TctB family protein, which yields MEKKWKAGLYSGLPIFLFSVFIFWKSFDLPYLGSVGPGAGFFPVWLSGILIILSLFYMVEFRNKENSEEESMPKGEDLKKVLYIIGCLILFVIIISYLGFVLSSAIFLFLLLYRAYKWYLNLIISVGTSIFLFWLFRTLLSVTLPVNEFGW from the coding sequence TTGGAGAAAAAATGGAAGGCAGGATTGTATTCTGGTCTACCTATTTTTCTTTTTTCTGTCTTTATTTTCTGGAAGTCATTTGATCTTCCCTATCTGGGTTCAGTAGGACCGGGGGCAGGTTTTTTTCCTGTTTGGCTAAGTGGAATCTTAATAATCCTTTCTCTATTCTACATGGTTGAATTTAGAAATAAAGAAAATTCGGAAGAAGAATCCATGCCAAAAGGAGAAGATCTAAAAAAAGTATTATATATTATAGGCTGCCTGATTCTTTTTGTCATCATAATTTCCTATTTAGGGTTTGTTTTATCTAGTGCGATCTTCTTATTTTTATTACTCTATCGCGCGTATAAATGGTACTTGAATTTAATTATTTCTGTAGGGACATCCATTTTCTTGTTTTGGCTTTTCCGTACATTGTTGAGTGTCACATTACCAGTTAATGAATTCGGTTGGTAG
- a CDS encoding ABC transporter substrate-binding protein has product MKNKLTRVIIILMVIVLSAACSAPPSGNNNSTTTSESKAGDISIGYLGGFTGDYAPWTEENFKAAQLAVEEINKSGGVLNGRMIKLINEDNHSSVEGSIQGFQKLVNINSVVSVVGTESDGIMALLKDAKNRQVPVFGHNAGTPEFDNKGGDYAFRTAPSDTLNGLVSAEILLDKGYNEIAIMVENVEGAQANAESFEKTFEEKGGKIVSTVTFNPGQNTYQGELKKIAASKPKLVYFFGGITAGTVIFKQEYQQNYGWQWVVSTELLSPDLINAIGKDVSEGMMGVVPAEDIKLESYTRFRTDFETKFGFPPGAGMYDTNAYDMIMLIALAIEAGGEASGKAVNDNIAKVANPPGVVANSFADAMKELKNGNDINYEGASGPVDFNEFGNVASSFALLEVKNGGLQQVEFFPASEFKLD; this is encoded by the coding sequence ATGAAAAATAAACTTACTAGGGTCATTATTATTTTAATGGTGATAGTTCTTTCTGCGGCATGCTCGGCTCCTCCTTCTGGGAATAACAATTCCACCACTACTTCCGAGAGTAAGGCAGGCGATATTTCAATCGGTTATTTGGGCGGTTTTACTGGGGATTATGCACCATGGACTGAGGAGAACTTTAAAGCAGCTCAATTAGCAGTGGAGGAGATCAATAAGTCTGGTGGGGTACTCAATGGGCGAATGATCAAATTAATTAATGAGGATAACCACAGTAGTGTGGAAGGCTCGATTCAGGGTTTTCAAAAATTGGTGAATATCAATTCGGTTGTTTCTGTTGTTGGAACAGAATCAGACGGAATAATGGCACTGCTCAAGGATGCGAAAAACAGACAAGTTCCAGTTTTTGGGCACAATGCAGGCACCCCAGAGTTTGATAACAAAGGTGGGGATTATGCGTTTCGGACCGCCCCCTCGGACACTTTGAATGGATTGGTAAGTGCAGAAATACTTTTAGATAAAGGATATAACGAAATAGCTATTATGGTGGAAAATGTAGAAGGCGCTCAGGCAAATGCCGAATCCTTCGAGAAAACTTTCGAAGAAAAAGGCGGTAAAATCGTTTCCACTGTGACCTTCAATCCAGGACAAAACACATACCAAGGTGAGCTGAAAAAAATAGCGGCTTCAAAGCCTAAATTAGTTTATTTCTTTGGTGGAATTACTGCCGGAACAGTTATTTTCAAACAAGAGTATCAGCAAAATTACGGTTGGCAATGGGTGGTAAGTACAGAGCTTCTATCCCCTGACCTTATCAATGCCATCGGCAAAGATGTTTCAGAAGGCATGATGGGGGTTGTGCCGGCAGAGGATATTAAACTTGAATCGTATACTAGATTTAGAACCGACTTTGAGACTAAGTTTGGATTTCCTCCAGGGGCAGGAATGTATGATACTAACGCTTATGACATGATCATGTTGATTGCGCTGGCCATTGAAGCCGGGGGTGAAGCAAGTGGTAAAGCCGTCAATGACAATATTGCTAAGGTAGCTAATCCTCCAGGTGTAGTGGCTAATAGCTTTGCAGACGCAATGAAAGAGTTAAAGAACGGTAATGACATTAATTACGAAGGCGCATCTGGGCCAGTAGATTTCAATGAATTTGGCAATGTTGCTTCTTCCTTTGCTCTATTAGAAGTGAAAAACGGGGGATTGCAGCAAGTAGAGTTCTTCCCGGCTAGTGAATTTAAACTCGATTAG
- a CDS encoding xanthine dehydrogenase family protein molybdopterin-binding subunit, with amino-acid sequence MKYIGKSIKRKIDPRLLRGNGRYIGDIKIEGTLSAAFLRSPHAHARIQSIDLEQARRLPGVIAVFGPDDGGELPSLPFLFPYPSLIPITQQPLNSTIHHVGEPIAMVIASSRYIAEDALDLIKVDYQKLPAVAHLEDAVRPDSPLAHEHLQSNQAAQFQQSIGDAEAAMKNAAVVVKQRFKIGRVSCLPIETRGMLAIWNNHKSEPTLEVYATTQSQHEMRRILAESLNLSEHQVRVIAPDVGGAFGAKAPFYVEDLLVAWASMKVEAPVRWLEDRMEHMMSSVHEREQIHEASLGVTEDGKIIALTDSILANTGAYVPWGIIVPIITSTLIPGPYKVPNYLCDVRVLYTNTVPLAPFRGAGRPQAALILNRLLDEAAFQLGMDPMEIKRKNLIQHHEFPYNSGLISRDGRPQIYDSGNYQKLFDVVKKEGEYDRWIQLKEEYRKQGRNIGIGTAFSIESTAFGSYEGATVRVEYTGEVTIFTGASNQGQGHETSLAQVAAEVLSVPIERITLREGDTGTFPYGTGTFASRIATIVGTAIYKAAQGVKERALKIAAHKLSSPVDSLELSEGFVQLKGDSKTRISLGQLAHEARGIFPGTTFDLPVAPGLEVTDYFAPQGAAITSMADMAVVEVDPETFKIKVLNYAGVHDCGTILNPMIVTGQTLGGISNGIGNALYEEVVYDSDGQLLTSTLMDYIVPTANEMPECNLHHIETPSPLNPLGIKGTGESGSIPVLAVIQSAVQDALRDHGIRVENIPVKPSYLKEQFRKQEAAAFAEGKI; translated from the coding sequence ATGAAATATATAGGGAAGTCAATCAAACGAAAGATTGATCCGAGGCTGCTCCGGGGAAATGGACGTTATATAGGTGATATTAAAATCGAGGGTACATTAAGTGCAGCTTTTTTGAGAAGCCCACACGCCCATGCTCGAATTCAAAGTATTGATTTAGAACAAGCTCGTCGTTTACCGGGTGTTATAGCCGTGTTCGGTCCTGATGATGGAGGGGAACTTCCCTCCCTCCCTTTTCTCTTCCCATATCCGAGTCTAATTCCTATTACTCAACAGCCACTCAACTCTACTATTCATCATGTTGGCGAACCGATTGCCATGGTGATTGCGAGCTCTCGTTATATTGCAGAAGATGCCTTGGACTTAATTAAAGTGGATTATCAAAAACTGCCTGCCGTTGCCCATCTGGAGGATGCGGTTCGTCCAGATTCGCCGTTGGCACATGAACATCTGCAGTCTAATCAGGCTGCTCAATTTCAGCAGAGTATCGGCGATGCAGAAGCGGCTATGAAAAATGCAGCAGTAGTTGTGAAGCAGCGATTTAAAATTGGAAGAGTAAGTTGTTTACCTATTGAAACGAGAGGAATGCTGGCTATATGGAATAATCATAAAAGTGAGCCAACATTAGAAGTATATGCTACTACTCAGAGTCAACATGAAATGCGCAGGATCCTGGCAGAATCCCTGAATCTATCCGAACATCAGGTTCGGGTTATTGCACCGGACGTTGGAGGGGCGTTCGGCGCTAAGGCTCCTTTTTATGTAGAAGACTTATTGGTTGCCTGGGCGTCGATGAAAGTGGAGGCCCCTGTAAGGTGGCTTGAAGATCGCATGGAGCATATGATGAGTTCTGTCCACGAACGTGAACAAATCCATGAAGCTTCACTAGGTGTAACAGAAGATGGCAAAATTATAGCCTTAACCGATAGTATCTTGGCCAATACTGGCGCCTATGTACCATGGGGTATTATAGTTCCTATAATCACTTCAACATTAATCCCCGGTCCTTATAAAGTCCCAAATTACTTATGTGATGTTCGAGTGCTATATACGAATACCGTTCCACTAGCACCATTTCGAGGAGCCGGAAGGCCGCAAGCCGCATTGATCTTAAATCGACTGTTAGATGAAGCAGCATTTCAACTAGGTATGGACCCAATGGAAATTAAACGAAAAAATTTGATTCAGCATCATGAGTTTCCTTATAACAGCGGCCTAATTTCTCGAGATGGGAGACCCCAGATATACGATAGCGGAAATTATCAAAAGCTTTTCGATGTAGTAAAGAAAGAAGGCGAGTATGACCGGTGGATTCAACTTAAAGAAGAATACCGCAAGCAAGGCCGCAATATAGGGATTGGTACCGCTTTCTCAATTGAAAGTACAGCTTTCGGTTCCTATGAGGGAGCAACAGTTCGCGTAGAATATACTGGTGAAGTGACGATCTTTACCGGTGCTTCCAATCAGGGTCAAGGTCACGAAACATCGTTAGCGCAGGTTGCTGCTGAAGTTTTGAGTGTTCCTATTGAAAGAATAACCTTAAGAGAAGGGGACACAGGAACATTTCCTTATGGTACAGGAACATTCGCTAGCAGGATTGCTACTATTGTAGGTACCGCTATTTACAAAGCAGCTCAAGGTGTGAAGGAAAGAGCGTTAAAAATCGCAGCTCACAAATTAAGTTCCCCTGTTGACAGCCTTGAACTAAGTGAAGGATTTGTTCAATTAAAAGGAGATAGCAAGACTAGGATTTCCTTAGGGCAATTGGCCCACGAGGCAAGAGGAATTTTTCCTGGAACGACTTTTGATCTCCCGGTTGCACCTGGCTTAGAGGTGACTGATTATTTTGCACCTCAGGGAGCGGCCATTACCTCCATGGCAGATATGGCCGTTGTAGAAGTAGATCCGGAAACCTTTAAGATCAAAGTTTTAAATTATGCAGGGGTACATGATTGCGGAACGATATTGAATCCTATGATTGTGACGGGGCAGACCCTTGGAGGCATTTCGAACGGTATAGGAAATGCGTTATATGAAGAGGTCGTATATGATAGCGATGGTCAGTTATTAACGAGCACTTTAATGGATTATATTGTGCCTACGGCTAATGAGATGCCGGAATGCAATCTGCACCATATTGAGACCCCATCCCCGCTAAATCCATTAGGTATAAAAGGTACCGGTGAAAGCGGCAGTATTCCAGTACTTGCAGTAATCCAGTCTGCAGTCCAAGATGCACTGCGTGATCATGGTATTCGAGTAGAGAATATTCCTGTGAAACCATCATATCTCAAAGAGCAATTTAGAAAACAAGAGGCGGCAGCTTTTGCGGAGGGAAAGATTTGA
- a CDS encoding xanthine dehydrogenase family protein molybdopterin-binding subunit, which yields MRYLGKALPRKEDLRLITGNGRYLADIESKNALHMAVLRSPHAHARIVKIDLTKAKQFPEVIAAVSFEQLGAMGKKLPMLVPHPALRSETPYPLAKDKVNYVGEPVAVVVATSRYIAEDALELIDIEYDALPVVGNPEDALKADAPLLHMEVGSNTAAMIIEKTGDAQSAFANADVVIRSKFRIGRCSVQPMESRGVLAIPDTLGNLTIWDSTQSVHTIRRLIVGFLGLEEQQVRLIAPDVGGGFGAKNRLYPEEILVPWLALQLGRPVKWVGDRMEDLMASYQERDQWHEAEMALTKDGKILAVRDHFLADNGAYTPFGIVVPYTTAITIPGPYKVPNFYAQMTCVYTNKTPVAPYRGAGRPQGVFVIERLLDLAAEQLGLDKAEIRLRNLIHTKEMPYDTGLFSRDGRKMIYHSGDYPQAFQQALDMIDYNEFQKLKEDYRKEGRYLGIGLANYIEMAGLGPFEGAKVKVDPVTGKVTVSTGAGSQGQGHETTLAQVCAERLGVSFDDVKVVGGDTGAIEYGVGTWASRVAVAGGNAVSGAALKVRDKALKLGGLVLQADPMDLDIVEGMIQVKNDPDRNVSLQKIAMISVDPSRSTQRHLPEGSHLPDDFQPGLEESFYYYPSALTFANGTHAAIVEVDPSTAAIKVHRYIVVDDCGKVLNPMIVKGQVIGGVAQGLGNAIYEEMIHDNNGQVLTATYMDYMIPTSMEVPDIQLGHMESPDPNNPEGVKGCGEGGVVPVPAVINSAIDDALSSFGIYTTETPVSPFKLWKLLKKTKGEEKTDGN from the coding sequence ATGCGTTATTTAGGTAAAGCATTGCCTCGCAAAGAAGATTTACGACTTATTACCGGCAACGGTCGATATTTAGCGGATATAGAATCCAAGAATGCACTTCATATGGCTGTACTGCGCAGTCCCCATGCCCATGCCCGAATTGTGAAAATAGATTTGACAAAAGCAAAACAATTTCCTGAAGTGATAGCAGCTGTCTCATTTGAACAGTTGGGTGCAATGGGTAAAAAATTACCAATGCTGGTTCCACATCCCGCATTGCGATCCGAAACGCCTTATCCTCTTGCTAAGGATAAAGTTAATTATGTCGGAGAACCGGTTGCAGTCGTTGTGGCAACCAGTCGGTATATTGCGGAGGATGCGCTCGAACTCATTGATATTGAATACGATGCGCTGCCGGTAGTTGGAAATCCGGAAGACGCGTTAAAAGCTGATGCTCCTCTTCTTCATATGGAAGTTGGCTCCAATACTGCAGCAATGATTATAGAGAAAACAGGTGATGCACAATCCGCGTTCGCCAATGCTGACGTAGTTATCCGTTCCAAATTTCGCATAGGGCGGTGTAGTGTGCAACCCATGGAATCGAGAGGAGTGTTGGCTATTCCCGATACCTTGGGGAATTTGACCATTTGGGACAGCACTCAATCGGTTCATACGATTCGTCGGCTAATCGTAGGATTTCTAGGATTGGAGGAGCAACAAGTCAGATTGATCGCACCCGATGTCGGCGGTGGTTTTGGAGCGAAAAATCGCCTGTACCCGGAGGAAATTCTAGTGCCGTGGCTAGCGCTCCAGTTGGGGAGACCTGTAAAATGGGTCGGTGATCGAATGGAAGATTTAATGGCTTCTTATCAGGAGCGCGATCAGTGGCACGAAGCTGAAATGGCTCTGACGAAGGATGGGAAGATTCTCGCCGTACGTGATCATTTCCTTGCGGACAACGGGGCATATACCCCGTTTGGCATTGTAGTTCCTTATACTACAGCCATCACCATTCCTGGCCCTTACAAAGTTCCTAATTTCTACGCGCAAATGACCTGTGTCTACACCAATAAGACACCTGTTGCGCCATATCGGGGAGCAGGTCGACCACAAGGAGTTTTTGTGATAGAGCGGTTGTTGGATCTTGCAGCCGAACAGCTTGGTCTCGATAAAGCGGAGATAAGACTGCGCAACTTGATCCATACGAAAGAAATGCCTTATGATACCGGACTTTTTTCAAGAGATGGCCGCAAGATGATCTACCATAGCGGAGATTATCCGCAGGCTTTTCAACAAGCATTAGACATGATTGATTATAACGAGTTTCAAAAACTTAAGGAGGATTATCGGAAAGAAGGACGTTATCTGGGAATTGGATTAGCCAATTATATTGAGATGGCAGGTCTTGGTCCGTTTGAGGGGGCTAAAGTGAAGGTAGATCCCGTAACCGGAAAAGTCACCGTTTCTACCGGAGCCGGTTCTCAAGGGCAAGGCCATGAGACCACACTCGCTCAAGTGTGTGCGGAACGACTTGGCGTATCTTTTGATGATGTAAAGGTGGTGGGGGGTGACACAGGCGCCATAGAGTATGGAGTAGGAACCTGGGCAAGCCGAGTAGCGGTAGCAGGAGGAAACGCAGTAAGTGGTGCGGCTCTTAAGGTACGGGACAAAGCTTTAAAATTAGGAGGATTGGTTCTGCAAGCCGATCCAATGGATTTGGACATTGTAGAAGGAATGATCCAAGTGAAGAATGACCCGGATAGAAATGTTTCTTTACAAAAAATTGCCATGATCTCAGTCGATCCTTCAAGATCAACACAACGTCATCTCCCTGAAGGATCGCATTTGCCGGATGATTTTCAACCGGGATTAGAAGAAAGCTTCTATTATTATCCGTCAGCCCTTACGTTTGCGAATGGAACTCATGCAGCGATTGTAGAGGTAGATCCTTCAACAGCTGCGATCAAGGTTCATCGATATATTGTCGTAGACGACTGCGGAAAAGTACTGAATCCTATGATTGTAAAAGGACAGGTAATTGGAGGAGTAGCCCAGGGATTGGGCAATGCGATCTATGAAGAAATGATTCACGATAATAATGGACAGGTGCTGACTGCTACGTATATGGATTATATGATTCCCACCTCTATGGAAGTACCTGATATCCAACTGGGGCATATGGAATCACCTGATCCAAATAATCCTGAAGGGGTAAAGGGCTGTGGCGAAGGTGGAGTAGTGCCTGTGCCCGCGGTCATCAATTCGGCCATTGACGATGCATTGTCTTCATTTGGTATCTATACCACAGAAACACCTGTGTCTCCGTTTAAATTATGGAAACTATTAAAGAAAACGAAGGGAGAAGAGAAAACAGATGGTAACTGA